In a genomic window of Pseudomonadota bacterium:
- the folP gene encoding dihydropteroate synthase, with protein MRNYYVRLLDIRSAHDAAALMRQIGTDIHGVSLMKNKMLHYSFRVGPLPAAAANIIKQEMLAVGGEAAVTRGVINCSVDASDAILSATRKQFRKFCQKLRAQPFSLAQMADRLEITLKNQEKHSGCLFKCRDLEADLKQRSLIMGILNVTPDSFSDGNRFFTPKEALNQACAMIEDGADIIDIGGESSRPGADTVSDEEEIRRVLPVIETLRHRFPGLPLSIDTCKSRVAAAAIDAGADLVNDISAFNFDPEMAKVAAAGKVYVCLMHMQKQPKTMQQDPFYQDLFAEISTYFEVAIATAMAAGIVREKLILDPGIGFGKTIEHNLLLLKHLREFRGFDLPLLIGTSRKSFIGKLTGASVNQRLAASVATAAQAVCNGAAIVRVHDVAATRQALTIIDAIKNVQR; from the coding sequence ATGCGTAATTATTATGTTCGACTTTTAGATATCAGATCAGCTCACGACGCTGCGGCTCTGATGCGCCAGATCGGCACCGATATTCACGGTGTCAGCCTGATGAAGAACAAGATGCTGCATTACAGTTTCCGTGTCGGTCCTCTACCCGCTGCGGCGGCTAACATCATCAAGCAGGAAATGCTTGCGGTCGGTGGCGAGGCTGCGGTTACTCGGGGGGTAATCAACTGCAGCGTCGATGCCAGTGATGCCATTTTAAGCGCGACCCGTAAGCAATTCCGCAAATTCTGCCAAAAACTCAGGGCCCAGCCTTTTTCCTTGGCACAGATGGCAGACCGGCTTGAAATCACTCTCAAAAACCAGGAAAAACACAGCGGTTGTCTTTTCAAGTGCAGGGACCTGGAGGCTGATCTGAAACAAAGATCACTGATCATGGGCATTCTTAATGTCACCCCTGATTCATTTTCCGACGGCAATCGCTTTTTTACTCCGAAAGAAGCCCTTAATCAAGCCTGCGCCATGATCGAAGATGGGGCGGACATTATAGATATCGGTGGAGAATCCTCCAGACCCGGAGCCGACACGGTAAGCGACGAAGAAGAGATTCGTCGAGTACTGCCGGTGATTGAGACTCTGCGGCACCGTTTTCCGGGGCTGCCGCTTTCGATTGACACCTGTAAAAGTCGAGTCGCGGCGGCCGCCATTGACGCCGGAGCCGATCTTGTCAACGACATCAGCGCTTTTAATTTTGACCCGGAAATGGCAAAGGTTGCTGCCGCCGGTAAGGTTTACGTCTGTCTTATGCATATGCAAAAACAGCCGAAAACCATGCAGCAGGATCCCTTTTACCAGGATCTGTTCGCAGAAATCTCAACTTATTTTGAGGTAGCTATTGCCACGGCTATGGCGGCCGGAATCGTGCGGGAGAAATTGATTCTTGATCCGGGAATCGGTTTTGGTAAAACCATCGAACATAATCTTCTGCTGCTTAAACATCTGCGCGAGTTCCGTGGCTTTGATCTACCGTTGCTGATTGGAACCTCACGCAAATCATTTATCGGTAAACTGACCGGTGCGTCGGTGAACCAGCGCCTCGCGGCATCCGTTGCCACCGCGGCCCAGGCCGTTTGCAACGGAGCTGCAATCGTTCGCGTCCATGATGTCGCGGCGACCAGGCAGGCGCTTACGATTATCGATGCCATCAAAAACGTCCAACGCTGA
- a CDS encoding TIGR00159 family protein, with protein MTQFVETLLNSRWLDAIDIIIVAILIYQILLIIRGTRAFQILLGLFLIFIFYQVSLLLEFYTLHWILNSFLSSIILIVIVLFQNEIRRALAKFGKTSFALNHAEELYYLDGIIKACTTMSLKRIGALIVFTRENKIPGIVEGGVEINAKISDALLLSIFNPSSPIHDGAVIIDDGKIVAAGCFLPLAIDPMIEKAYGTRHRAAMGVSEDTDAVVVVVSEETGRISVCIGGKITKEQNAESLSRVLNNIFSPTRNKSGILKTLKNIFPATEKSH; from the coding sequence ATGACTCAATTTGTCGAGACCCTGCTCAACAGTCGCTGGCTTGACGCTATTGATATCATTATTGTCGCGATACTAATTTACCAGATCCTGCTGATCATTCGGGGCACGCGCGCCTTTCAAATTCTTCTCGGTCTTTTTCTGATTTTCATTTTTTACCAGGTTTCATTACTGCTCGAATTCTACACCCTGCACTGGATTCTGAACAGCTTTCTGAGCTCGATTATCCTGATCGTCATCGTTCTTTTCCAGAATGAAATTCGCCGGGCGCTGGCCAAATTCGGCAAAACCTCATTTGCTCTTAACCACGCCGAAGAACTCTATTACCTTGATGGGATCATTAAAGCCTGCACGACCATGTCGCTGAAAAGGATCGGAGCTCTGATTGTCTTCACCAGGGAAAACAAAATTCCCGGCATTGTTGAAGGCGGGGTTGAAATCAACGCCAAAATCAGTGATGCCCTCTTGCTGAGCATTTTCAACCCCTCATCTCCGATACATGACGGCGCGGTCATTATTGATGATGGTAAAATCGTTGCCGCCGGCTGTTTTCTTCCCCTGGCTATCGACCCTATGATTGAAAAAGCCTACGGCACCAGACACCGGGCCGCCATGGGTGTTTCCGAAGATACGGACGCGGTGGTGGTTGTCGTTTCTGAAGAAACCGGTCGCATTTCCGTTTGCATCGGGGGCAAAATAACCAAGGAGCAGAATGCTGAATCGTTAAGCCGGGTTTTAAATAATATTTTTTCACCGACACGCAACAAGTCAGGCATCTTAAAAACCTTAAAAAACATTTTCCCGGCCACAGAAAAATCGCATTAG
- a CDS encoding phosphoglucosamine mutase: protein MAKLFGTDGVRGTANIEPITAETALQIGRATAYVCKDRDHRHKIVIGKDTRLSGYMLESALVSGICSMGVDVLLIGPMPTPGIAFLTRSMRADAGMVISASHNPFQDNGIKIFSRDGFKLPDCEEERIEDLIINRRIDQLRPTAGAIGKAFRIDDANGRYIVFLKNTFPDSLTLDGMKLVVDCGNGAAYKIAPAVFGELGAEVICLGINPDGKNINAGCGSLHPEKLQHKVIEEHADLGIAFDGDADRVIFVDHRGKVVDGDQIMAVCALHLQKRKRLKKNTVIATVMSNLGLERTLAENGIKLLRTQVGDRYVVEKMRADDYNFGGEQSGHLIFMDHNTTGDGILSALQVLAVIREEEKNLAELAAVMEIFPQILINVPVREKIPVNTVSEVHRQVLEVEKKLGHRGRLLIRYSGTENKLRIMLEGENFDEIKIFAEDLASSVNRFMA, encoded by the coding sequence ATGGCCAAACTATTCGGCACCGACGGTGTCAGAGGCACCGCCAATATCGAGCCCATCACAGCGGAAACCGCCCTGCAGATCGGTCGGGCCACCGCCTATGTCTGCAAAGACAGAGACCATCGCCATAAAATCGTTATCGGCAAGGATACCAGGCTTTCCGGATACATGTTGGAAAGCGCTCTGGTGTCGGGAATCTGTTCCATGGGGGTGGACGTTCTCCTTATCGGCCCCATGCCGACTCCCGGAATCGCCTTTTTGACCCGCAGCATGCGCGCCGATGCCGGCATGGTGATTTCGGCCTCTCACAACCCTTTTCAGGATAACGGAATCAAAATTTTTTCCCGGGATGGTTTTAAGCTGCCGGACTGCGAGGAAGAGCGCATTGAAGATCTGATCATCAATCGCCGAATCGATCAATTGCGTCCCACGGCCGGCGCCATCGGCAAGGCTTTTCGGATTGACGACGCCAACGGTCGTTACATAGTGTTTCTAAAAAACACCTTCCCTGATTCACTGACCCTCGACGGCATGAAACTGGTGGTTGACTGTGGTAACGGTGCCGCTTATAAAATTGCGCCGGCGGTTTTTGGTGAATTGGGAGCGGAAGTTATCTGTCTGGGAATTAACCCGGACGGCAAGAATATCAATGCCGGCTGCGGTTCTCTGCATCCGGAAAAACTTCAGCACAAGGTTATCGAGGAACACGCTGATCTCGGTATCGCGTTTGACGGTGACGCGGACCGGGTTATTTTTGTTGATCACCGCGGCAAGGTAGTTGACGGTGATCAGATCATGGCGGTCTGCGCCCTGCATCTGCAAAAGCGTAAGCGCTTAAAAAAAAATACCGTGATCGCCACGGTAATGAGTAATCTCGGCCTGGAAAGAACTCTGGCGGAGAATGGTATTAAATTGCTTCGAACCCAGGTCGGCGACCGTTATGTTGTGGAAAAGATGCGAGCTGACGATTATAACTTTGGGGGAGAACAGTCCGGGCACCTGATTTTCATGGATCACAACACTACCGGCGACGGAATTCTTTCCGCCCTTCAGGTGCTTGCCGTTATCCGCGAGGAAGAAAAAAATCTGGCTGAGCTGGCGGCGGTAATGGAAATCTTCCCTCAGATTTTGATCAATGTTCCGGTGCGGGAAAAAATTCCTGTCAACACGGTCTCAGAGGTTCACCGGCAGGTGCTGGAAGTCGAAAAAAAGCTTGGCCACCGAGGTCGGTTGCTGATCCGTTATTCCGGAACTGAAAACAAGCTCAGAATCATGCTGGAGGGCGAAAATTTCGATGAAATAAAAATTTTCGCCGAGGATTTGGCCAGCTCAGTCAATCGCTTTATGGCCTAA
- the dxs gene encoding 1-deoxy-D-xylulose-5-phosphate synthase yields the protein MKLIDKINDPDDLRALRMEELPHLAAEIRHLILETVSRNGGHLAPSLGVVELTIALHYVFATPRDLIVWDVGHQAYAHKILTGRARRFATLRQSGGLSGFPKREESPFDTFDVGHSSTSISAALGMALAAEHHHRRQRAIAVIGDGSMTAGLAFEALNHAGSLDRDLLVILNDNEMSISPNVGALSAYLNRILTGSAVNRLRHDVKSVLTNIPRFGESVFKMVKRAEESFKGFLMPEGTIFEDLGFQYVGPLPGHDLETLIETFENVSHLDGPILVHVVTQKGKGYGPAEADPASFHGVAPFDLVSGRKIGCGVPKAPTFTEVFGQTLKKMAELDDRVVGITAAMPAGTGVEVMAAKYPARVYDVGIAEQHGVTMAAGMASQGLKPYVAIYSTFLQRAFDQVLHDVAMQKLPVTFCLDRAGLVGEDGATHHGTFDISYLRMIPNLTIMAPKDENELQHLLFTSLQHDGPVALRYPRGNGLGVTLDNDFKIIPIGSWEIVRPGQDAVLLAVGSCVATVVVAAEKMATEDNFNCQVINCRYIKPFDEALLRESLSGFRLVFTFEENVAAGGFGGGVLEFMAAQRLWSSRVVTAALPDRFITHGSLSELRHELGLDAEGVRQLVLGHKAID from the coding sequence ATGAAACTAATTGATAAAATAAACGACCCGGATGATCTGCGAGCTCTGCGGATGGAGGAACTTCCTCATCTCGCGGCCGAAATCAGACATCTGATTCTTGAGACGGTATCCCGTAACGGCGGTCATCTGGCTCCGTCACTGGGTGTAGTTGAGTTGACCATCGCTTTACATTATGTGTTTGCGACCCCGCGCGATCTGATTGTCTGGGATGTCGGGCACCAGGCTTACGCCCATAAGATTCTGACCGGGCGGGCTCGGCGTTTTGCAACCCTGCGGCAATCCGGAGGCCTGAGCGGTTTTCCCAAACGGGAAGAAAGTCCTTTCGATACCTTTGACGTCGGTCACAGCAGCACATCGATTTCAGCGGCGCTGGGGATGGCTCTGGCGGCGGAACACCATCATCGCCGGCAGCGTGCGATCGCGGTGATCGGAGACGGTTCAATGACCGCCGGACTTGCTTTTGAAGCCTTGAACCACGCCGGTTCTCTGGACCGCGATCTACTAGTCATTCTTAACGACAATGAAATGTCGATTTCTCCCAATGTCGGCGCTCTGTCCGCTTATTTGAACCGGATTCTTACCGGTTCTGCGGTCAATCGTTTGCGCCATGATGTCAAATCAGTGCTGACCAATATTCCCAGATTTGGCGAAAGTGTTTTCAAAATGGTTAAACGGGCGGAAGAATCCTTCAAGGGATTTCTCATGCCGGAGGGAACCATCTTTGAAGATCTGGGGTTTCAGTATGTCGGCCCCCTGCCGGGTCATGATCTTGAGACCCTGATCGAAACCTTTGAAAACGTCAGCCATCTGGACGGCCCCATTCTGGTTCATGTGGTTACCCAGAAAGGTAAGGGTTACGGTCCGGCGGAAGCCGATCCGGCCAGTTTTCATGGCGTGGCCCCTTTTGACCTTGTCAGCGGTCGGAAAATTGGTTGTGGAGTTCCCAAAGCCCCGACCTTTACTGAAGTTTTTGGCCAGACCTTAAAAAAAATGGCGGAACTGGACGATCGGGTAGTCGGCATTACGGCCGCGATGCCGGCGGGAACCGGGGTCGAAGTCATGGCCGCGAAATATCCCGCCAGGGTCTACGACGTCGGCATTGCCGAACAACACGGAGTGACCATGGCCGCAGGGATGGCCAGTCAGGGTTTAAAACCTTATGTGGCAATCTATTCAACCTTTCTTCAGCGGGCTTTTGATCAGGTGCTTCACGATGTTGCCATGCAGAAACTTCCGGTTACCTTCTGTCTGGATCGGGCCGGCCTGGTCGGTGAGGATGGCGCCACCCATCATGGAACTTTTGATATTTCCTATTTGCGGATGATTCCGAATCTGACGATCATGGCCCCCAAAGATGAAAATGAGCTGCAGCATCTGCTGTTTACCAGTCTCCAACATGACGGGCCGGTGGCGCTACGTTATCCCCGGGGAAATGGATTGGGGGTGACGCTGGATAACGACTTCAAAATCATTCCGATAGGCAGCTGGGAAATCGTTCGCCCGGGACAGGACGCGGTTTTGCTGGCCGTGGGCTCTTGTGTTGCCACGGTGGTGGTGGCGGCTGAAAAAATGGCGACAGAGGACAATTTCAACTGCCAAGTGATCAATTGCCGTTACATTAAGCCGTTTGATGAAGCTTTACTGCGGGAATCTTTAAGTGGGTTTCGTCTGGTTTTTACCTTTGAAGAGAATGTCGCGGCCGGTGGTTTTGGCGGCGGGGTGCTTGAGTTTATGGCAGCCCAAAGGCTCTGGTCCAGCCGGGTGGTAACCGCAGCTTTGCCGGATCGTTTCATTACTCATGGTTCGCTCAGCGAGCTGCGCCATGAGCTGGGACTGGATGCCGAGGGGGTCCGACAACTGGTCTTAGGCCATAAAGCGATTGACTGA
- a CDS encoding sigma-70 family RNA polymerase sigma factor has product MAGDDKHLFNGALESYLDEIRNIPLLNEAQEINLAQRVQKGDEKARQQMIEANLRLVVHLARHYQNRGLPTEDLIEEGNLGLIRAVERFNPDFKCRFSTYAVWWIRQYMSRALISQSKIIRLPVHVVDEFNTYLKGRQKFFREFDRDPSFEEVAAYIEHEFTSFAPAMVRLNNLVSLTSGNGANSEDDREDGSTISLELLADENSENPLERLDHDLRLKIILCWLDELSPKERLVITRRFGLSEEETQTLEEIGKELNLTRERIRQLEKAALHRLKKIVDSGEYTLDDLV; this is encoded by the coding sequence ATGGCGGGAGATGATAAACACCTTTTCAACGGGGCGCTTGAATCCTATCTGGATGAAATTCGTAATATCCCGCTGCTCAATGAGGCCCAGGAAATAAATCTGGCTCAACGGGTGCAGAAAGGTGATGAAAAGGCGCGACAACAGATGATTGAAGCCAACCTGCGCCTGGTGGTTCATCTGGCGCGTCATTATCAGAATCGCGGTCTACCGACCGAGGACTTGATTGAAGAGGGTAATCTTGGTTTGATTCGCGCGGTGGAGCGTTTTAATCCCGATTTTAAATGCCGATTTTCCACTTACGCGGTTTGGTGGATCAGGCAATACATGAGTCGGGCCCTGATCAGCCAGAGCAAGATAATCCGTTTACCCGTGCATGTGGTTGACGAATTCAATACCTATCTCAAGGGTCGCCAGAAATTTTTTCGTGAGTTCGACCGTGATCCCAGTTTTGAAGAGGTCGCGGCTTACATTGAGCATGAGTTTACCTCGTTTGCACCGGCTATGGTTCGCCTCAATAATCTGGTCAGTCTGACTTCCGGCAACGGGGCCAATAGTGAAGACGACCGGGAAGATGGCAGTACTATCTCGTTGGAACTACTGGCCGATGAAAATAGTGAGAACCCGCTTGAACGGCTTGATCATGACCTGCGCCTGAAGATTATTCTTTGTTGGCTGGATGAATTGAGTCCCAAGGAAAGACTGGTTATCACTCGGCGTTTTGGTCTTTCCGAAGAGGAGACGCAGACACTTGAGGAAATCGGAAAAGAACTTAATCTGACCAGGGAAAGGATCAGGCAACTGGAAAAAGCGGCCTTGCATCGTTTAAAAAAAATAGTCGACAGTGGCGAATATACTTTGGATGATCTGGTTTAG
- a CDS encoding protein-L-isoaspartate(D-aspartate) O-methyltransferase, with protein sequence MDFALLRKRMVEEQIIARGITDPRVVEVMRQVPRHLFVDSGLAHQAYGDSPLPIGEGQTISQPYIVAYILSALALNGREKVLDIGMGSGYLTVLLSFLAQKVYAVERLRSLAIPARRLIDQLGCTNVLVKIFDGSYGWPDAAPFDAIAVSAVAQEKPPAPLLEQLTIGGRLVIPLATSQGQHLYRITRYGDRDFASERLLACSFVKLVERHGGR encoded by the coding sequence ATGGACTTCGCTCTCCTGCGTAAACGAATGGTGGAAGAACAGATAATTGCTCGAGGGATTACCGATCCACGAGTTGTCGAGGTGATGCGGCAGGTGCCGCGCCATCTTTTTGTCGACTCCGGTCTCGCGCACCAGGCCTACGGTGATTCGCCGTTGCCGATCGGGGAGGGGCAAACCATCAGTCAGCCTTATATCGTGGCTTATATTTTGTCGGCCCTGGCTTTAAATGGTCGGGAAAAGGTTCTGGATATCGGCATGGGTTCCGGTTATTTGACGGTGCTGCTCTCGTTTTTGGCCCAGAAAGTGTATGCGGTGGAAAGATTACGTTCTCTGGCTATTCCCGCGCGCCGTTTGATTGACCAGCTCGGATGTACGAACGTACTGGTCAAGATCTTTGACGGCAGCTACGGCTGGCCTGATGCCGCCCCTTTTGACGCCATTGCGGTTTCCGCCGTCGCTCAGGAAAAACCACCGGCCCCTTTACTCGAACAACTAACTATCGGTGGGCGGCTGGTAATCCCCCTGGCCACGTCCCAGGGGCAGCATCTGTATCGGATTACCCGGTACGGTGACCGTGATTTTGCAAGCGAGCGTTTGCTGGCCTGCAGTTTTGTCAAATTGGTAGAACGCCATGGCGGGAGATGA
- the trxB gene encoding thioredoxin-disulfide reductase, producing MADSDNNYEVLIIGGGPAGLTAGLYAARARLKCVLLEKMIMGGQIATTEMVDNYPGFPEGITGAQIGPLFETQAKRFGLEVRQFQEGLQVERRDGGFLITCANQDQLFTRTLIVATGSSWTPLGIPGEEELKGAGVSYCATCDGAFFKDQELAVIGGGNSAVEEAIFLTKFASKVYIIHRRDQLRAEKIVQERALANPKIEVVWSHIPLAIIGDREVTGIRVQNLKTQEERVLPVSGIFIYVGMQANSELVAELVARDDKGYIKAGEDTVTSCPGLFAAGDVRRKPLRQVATAIGDGATAAIMAEKFIEQ from the coding sequence ATGGCGGACAGTGATAATAATTATGAGGTTTTGATTATTGGTGGCGGACCGGCCGGGTTGACCGCCGGACTTTACGCAGCCCGGGCGCGATTGAAATGTGTGCTGCTCGAAAAGATGATTATGGGGGGACAGATTGCCACAACCGAGATGGTTGACAATTACCCCGGTTTTCCCGAAGGGATCACCGGAGCTCAAATCGGGCCCCTGTTTGAGACTCAGGCCAAACGGTTTGGTCTGGAAGTACGCCAGTTTCAGGAAGGGCTGCAGGTTGAACGCCGGGACGGTGGCTTCCTGATAACCTGCGCCAACCAAGATCAGCTTTTTACCCGAACCCTGATTGTGGCGACCGGCAGCTCCTGGACTCCGCTGGGAATTCCCGGAGAAGAAGAACTCAAGGGCGCCGGAGTTTCCTATTGTGCAACCTGTGACGGAGCTTTTTTCAAGGATCAGGAACTGGCGGTCATCGGCGGCGGCAATTCGGCCGTTGAGGAAGCCATTTTTCTCACTAAATTCGCCAGCAAGGTCTATATTATTCATCGGCGGGATCAGTTAAGGGCCGAAAAAATTGTGCAGGAAAGGGCCTTGGCCAATCCTAAGATCGAGGTGGTCTGGTCACATATACCGCTTGCCATTATCGGCGACAGAGAGGTCACCGGGATTCGGGTGCAAAATCTGAAAACCCAGGAAGAGCGTGTCTTGCCGGTGTCTGGAATCTTTATCTATGTCGGCATGCAGGCTAACAGCGAACTGGTCGCCGAACTGGTTGCCAGAGACGACAAAGGTTATATTAAGGCCGGAGAAGACACCGTGACCTCCTGCCCTGGTCTTTTTGCCGCCGGAGATGTCCGGCGTAAGCCTTTGCGGCAAGTGGCCACCGCAATTGGCGACGGGGCCACGGCCGCCATCATGGCGGAAAAATTTATTGAGCAGTGA
- the mutL gene encoding DNA mismatch repair endonuclease MutL: MKPDQSTRIRLLAPEVCNQIAAGEVVERPASVVKELVENALDAGADQIRVLIEEGGKNLIEVIDNGYGMDADQSRLALERHATSKIISAADLFGVTSYGFRGEALPSIASVSDFTLISRTAAMEAAVKLEVSSGGEIRESQVGAPVGTRITVRDLFVSVPVRKKFLKTTNTERGAVLERLQRFAIAHADCSFRLEHDGRTLLNLTKGDREIDRVSQILGLEPGGELRELGSVGGEWARLRGYVSLPQVQRPNSRDLYFFVNQRAVRDKALLQALLKAYEGTLPRGRYPAAVLFLEVAAGGVDVNVHPAKEEVRFTDGGRIFALIRRAVAEILSGYPEGIIPGLGRSEQNQMAMVEKANFPEHPSTEILLYGLPPEFGKETGPEELSSRKPLPRSSDCACRHAGMQVGESRFEFKAEDHCSSRQSGHGADREAFFSDSFTPDFMNRPTERSFPGFKRADRGFFAAMTVVGSLWNSYLVLQSENKCYVLDQHAAHERVLFDELKERRAGDGTAQTLLLPIQVECTYEEEALAEKSRKLLLELGFEFVCLGPRTLALHTVPLLLEGLDQATVFRQTLADIDSGGRGRETSLLNDLLAHLACRLAVKANRPLHGGEIQTLLAKLDASPLAHTCPHGRPLYFVLERGEIEKRFQR; encoded by the coding sequence ATGAAACCAGATCAGAGCACCCGGATTCGCCTGCTGGCCCCGGAAGTCTGCAACCAAATCGCGGCGGGTGAAGTTGTCGAAAGACCGGCTTCGGTCGTTAAGGAGCTGGTCGAAAATGCCCTCGATGCCGGCGCCGACCAGATTCGGGTGCTGATTGAAGAGGGCGGCAAGAATCTGATTGAGGTAATCGATAACGGCTACGGCATGGATGCGGACCAGTCCCGCCTCGCCCTGGAACGGCATGCGACCAGTAAAATCATTTCAGCGGCTGATCTTTTCGGGGTCACCAGTTACGGATTTCGAGGCGAAGCCTTGCCGAGTATCGCCTCGGTTTCTGACTTCACTCTGATTTCGCGAACCGCCGCCATGGAGGCCGCAGTTAAGCTTGAGGTCAGTTCCGGAGGAGAGATTCGGGAAAGTCAGGTTGGCGCTCCGGTAGGTACCAGGATTACGGTCCGCGACCTTTTTGTTTCGGTTCCGGTTCGGAAAAAGTTCCTAAAAACCACCAACACCGAGCGGGGCGCCGTACTCGAACGCCTGCAGCGTTTTGCCATCGCGCATGCCGATTGTTCTTTTCGGCTTGAACATGATGGGCGTACACTCCTTAATCTGACCAAGGGTGATCGTGAGATTGACCGGGTGAGCCAGATTCTCGGGCTGGAACCGGGAGGTGAGCTGCGAGAGCTGGGAAGTGTCGGAGGTGAGTGGGCCAGACTTCGGGGTTATGTCAGTCTGCCTCAGGTGCAGCGGCCCAACAGCCGCGACCTCTATTTTTTTGTCAATCAGCGAGCGGTCCGGGATAAAGCTCTGCTTCAGGCTCTGCTTAAGGCCTATGAAGGCACCCTGCCCCGGGGACGTTATCCGGCGGCGGTTCTTTTTCTTGAGGTGGCGGCCGGAGGGGTTGATGTCAATGTCCATCCGGCCAAGGAAGAGGTACGTTTCACCGACGGCGGCCGCATTTTTGCCCTGATTCGCCGGGCCGTCGCTGAGATCTTGAGCGGCTATCCGGAAGGAATAATTCCTGGTCTGGGGCGAAGCGAACAAAATCAAATGGCTATGGTTGAGAAGGCGAATTTCCCCGAGCACCCTTCAACCGAGATCTTGCTCTACGGCCTGCCGCCTGAGTTTGGAAAAGAAACCGGGCCTGAGGAACTCAGTAGTCGCAAGCCCTTGCCGCGATCATCGGACTGCGCATGCCGGCACGCCGGCATGCAGGTGGGGGAAAGCCGTTTTGAGTTTAAAGCGGAAGATCATTGTTCCAGCAGACAAAGTGGTCACGGTGCCGACCGGGAAGCCTTTTTTTCAGACTCCTTCACCCCTGATTTCATGAACCGGCCCACAGAGCGATCTTTTCCGGGCTTTAAAAGAGCTGACAGAGGTTTTTTTGCCGCCATGACGGTTGTTGGAAGTCTCTGGAATTCTTATCTTGTGCTGCAGAGTGAAAACAAGTGTTATGTTCTTGATCAGCATGCCGCCCATGAGCGCGTTCTTTTCGACGAACTCAAGGAGCGGCGCGCCGGAGATGGCACGGCCCAAACCCTGCTCCTGCCGATTCAGGTTGAATGTACCTACGAGGAAGAAGCTCTGGCGGAAAAATCACGCAAGCTGCTGCTGGAACTGGGTTTTGAATTTGTTTGTCTGGGGCCGCGAACCCTGGCTCTGCATACGGTTCCATTATTGCTGGAAGGACTGGATCAGGCGACGGTTTTCCGTCAGACCCTGGCCGATATCGATAGCGGGGGGCGGGGCCGGGAAACTTCCCTGCTGAATGATCTTTTGGCCCATCTGGCCTGTCGTCTGGCCGTCAAGGCCAACCGGCCTCTGCATGGCGGTGAAATACAAACCTTGTTGGCAAAGCTGGATGCCTCCCCTCTGGCTCATACCTGCCCGCATGGACGGCCTCTCTATTTTGTCCTGGAACGAGGCGAGATCGAGAAACGTTTTCAACGTTAA
- a CDS encoding DUF1232 domain-containing protein has product MSRSRNSQFFSDPTWWRRFLSTARLCWRLLGDRRVPFYYKLIPSGALLYFLSPYDLLPDLVIPGLGQLDDLLILALAARIFLALVPAEIVKERQERIFTA; this is encoded by the coding sequence ATGAGTCGATCACGTAACTCTCAGTTCTTCAGTGATCCCACTTGGTGGCGGCGCTTCTTGTCGACCGCGCGGCTTTGCTGGCGATTGCTGGGCGATCGCCGGGTGCCTTTTTATTATAAGCTGATTCCTTCAGGGGCCTTGCTCTATTTTTTATCTCCCTACGATTTGCTGCCCGATCTGGTGATTCCGGGTCTTGGTCAGCTTGATGATCTGCTGATTCTGGCGCTCGCCGCCCGAATTTTTCTCGCTCTAGTTCCGGCGGAAATTGTCAAAGAACGCCAAGAGAGGATTTTTACGGCATGA